A stretch of DNA from Nitratireductor thuwali:
CACGATCTTCCTCTACCCGTTCGCTCTTTCGTTCATCGTCACGGGCCTCGTCTGGCAGTGGATCCTCAATCCCGAATTCGGCATCCAGAGGGTGATCCGCTCGCTTGGATGGGAGAGCTTCACCTTCGACCCGCTCTACAATCCCGACATCGTCATCTACGGCATTCTGATCGCCGCGCTCTGGCAGAGCACCGGCCTGATCATGTGCCTGATGCTGGCCGGGCTGCGCGGGATCGACGAGGACATCTGGAAAGCCTCGCGCATCGACGGCATTCCGATGTGGAAGACATATCTCCTCATCATCGTCCCGATGATGAAGCCGGTTTTCATCACCGCCCTCGTCATCATCGCGACGGGCATCGTGCGCGTCTACGACCTCGTCGTCGCGCAGACCAGCGGCGGGCCCGGGATCGCCTCGGAGGTTCCGGCAAAATACGTCTACGACATGATGTTCTCCTCGCAGAATCTCGGCCAGGGCTTTGCCGCCTCCACCATGATGCTGCTCTCGGTGCTGATCGTCGTCATCCCGTGGGCCTATCTCGAATTCGGAGGGAAGAAACGTCATGGCTAACACAGGCGCCCTCAACAGAGCCGGAGTCGCGGCCGGCACCATCCCAGAGGAACTGGCCGGCCCCCGCGGCGCACGGCCGAGGCGCATCGTCTCGCGCGGCAACATCATCCTTTACGGCACGCTGTTCGTCATGGCGGTCTACTATCTCCTGCCGCTTTACGTGATGGTGGTGACATCGCTGAAGGGCATGCCCGAGGTGCGCCTCGGCAACGTCTTCTCGCCGCCCATGGAGATCACCTTCGAGCCCTGGGTGAAGGCATGGGCAACCGCTTGCACGGGGCTCAATTGCGACGGGCTCTCGCGCGGCTTCTGGAACTCGGTGAGGATCACGGTCCCCTCGGTCGTCCTGTCCATCGCCATTGCCTCGCTGAACGGCTATGCGCTGTCCAACTGGCGCTTCAAAGGCGCGAACCTGTTCTTCACGATCCTGATCATCGGCGCGTTCATCCCCTATCAGGTGATGCTCTATCCGATCGTCATCATCCTGCGGGAAATGGGGCTTTACGGCGGCCTTACCGGGCTGGTGCTGGTGCACACGGTCTTCGGCATGCCCATCCTGACCCTGCTCTTCCGCAACTATTTCTCGTCCGTGCCGGAGGAACTGTTCAAGGCCGCGCGCGTGGACGGAGCCGGCTTCTGGGGCATCTATTTCAAGATCATGCTGCCGATGAGCCTGCCGATCTTCGTCGTCGCGATGATCATCCAGATCACCGGCATCTGGAACGACTTCCTATTCGGCGTCGTCTACACCAAGCCGGACCTCTATCCGATGACCGTGCAGCTCAACAACATCGTCAACTCCGTGCAGGGCGTGAAGGAATACAACGTCAACATGGCGGCCACGATCATCACCGGCCTCGTGCCGCTCGTCGTCTATTTTGCATCCGGAAAGCTCTTCGTCCGCGGCATCGCCGCAGGCGCGGTGAAAGGGTAGGGCATGTCCAGCGTACTCATCAAAGATCTTTCGCTCAGCTTCGGCGATGTGAGGGTTCTCCAGAATCTCGACCTTCAAATCGGAAAGGGCGAGTTCCTCGTCCTTCTGGGCTCCTCCGGCTGCGGCAAGTCCACGCTGCTCAACTGCATCGCCGGGCTGCTCGACATCACCGACGGGCAGATCTTCATCAGCGGCCGCAACGTCACCTGGGAGCAGCCCAAGGACCGCGGCATCGGCATGGTGTTCCAGTCCTATGCGCTCTACCCGCAGATGACGGTGGAGGGAAACCTGGCATTCGGCCTGAAAAACGCGCGCGTGCCGAAAGCCGAGATCGCCAGGCGCATAGCCCGGGCAGCGGAGATCCTGCACATCGAGCCGCTGTTGAAACGCAAGCCGGCGCAGCTTTCCGGCGGCCAGCGCCAGCGCGTCGCCATCGGCCGGGCCCTGGTGCGCGACGTCGACGTGTTCCTGTTCGACGAGCCGCTGTCCAACCTGGACGCCAAGCTGCGCGCCGAACTGCGGGTGGAGATCAAGCGGCTGCACCAGCAGCTCGAGAACACCACGATGATCTATGTCACCCATGACCAGATCGAGGCCATGACGCTGGCCGACCGCATCGCCATCATGCGCGACGGCGCCGTTCAGCAGCTTGCCGATCCGGCAACGATCTACAATCGCCCGGTCAACAAATATGTCGCCGGCTTCATCGGATCGCCGATCATCAATTTCGTGGATGGGCAGCTCGTCATGAACAGCGATCCCTTTCTGAAGGCCGGCGATCTGAAAGTCCCGCTGGCGCGATACGAATTCAGCGGCAACGGAGCGCGCGAAGGCAATGTCGTCTTCGGCATGCGGCCCGAGCACATTTTCATGGACAAGGCGGCCGAGGACCTGCCCTTCAGGGCCGAAGCCGTGGTAGAGGTGATCGAGCCGATGGGTGCCGACACGCTCGTGTGGTCCCGCCTGGCCGGCCACGAGTTCCGCTTCCGGGTGGACGGCCAGACCGCCATCAGGAAGGGAGACCGCATCGCCGTCGGCTTCGACCCGGCCCGCGCCTCGATTTTCGATGCGGAGACGGAGATGCGCTTATGACGTTCCAACGACCGGCGCCGAATTAGCAGGACCACCAGAATATTGCCCAGTTCACTGCCGTTACGAGGCGGGCGGACCTTCCAATAGTGGAGAAAGACATGACCGCATTTTCCTACCAGCTTTATTCATCCCGGGAATTCCCGCCCCTGGACAAGACCCTTTCGATGCTCAAGTCGCTCGGCTACGCGCAGGTCGAAGGCTATGGCGGCGTCTATGGCGATCCGGCGGGCTTGAAGGCGGCGCTCGACGGGGCCGGCCTTTCGATGACCTCCGGACATTTCGGGATCGATGCGCTGGAAAATGAGGCCGACAAAGTGCTGGAGATCGCCAGCACCGTCGGCATGAAGGCGGCGTACTGCCCGTTCCTGGTGCCCGACCAGCGGCCTGCGGATGCGGCCGGCTACGCCCGTTTCGGCGAGCGCCTGCAAAAGGCGGGAGAGAAGCTCGTCAGCGCCGGCCTGACCTTCGGCTGGCACAATCACGATTTCGAGTTCCGCGCCCTGCCGGGCGGTTCGATCCCCCAGGAGGAGATATTCCGCGGCGGGCCCGATCTTTCGTGGGAGGCCGACATTGCATGGATCGTCCGCGGCGGCGGCAACCCGATCGAGTGGATCGAAAAATACGGCAGCCGCATCACCGCCGTTCACATCAAGGACACCGCGCCCGAGGGCGAGTGCGCCGATGAGGACGGCTGGGCCGATGTCGGCACCGGCACGATGGACTGGAAGTCGATCATGGATGCGGTGCGGGCGCATACCAGCACGCGCTTCTTCGTGATGGAGCACGACAAGCCGAACGACCATGAGCGCTTCGCGCGCCGGTCGATCGAAAACGCACGCAGCTACTAGAACGGAATCGTCGAATGTATTTGAACCGTATGGTGGGTTGAGATGGTCAGGCATGGATCCTCGGGTCAAGCCCGAGGATGACGAGTAAGGAAGGACGGCCGATGCCAATCGCCGACGTCTGCGATTAGCCGGGACACCTCAACCGTCGTCATCCTCGGGCTTGACCCGAGGATCCATGCCTGAGCGTTGCCACCACCGCCAGCGGCCAAGATAAGAGGTATAAGCATGACCAAGAAACTGGGCGTCGGCATCATCGGCTGCGGCAACATATCCGCCGCCTATATGCGCCTTGCCCCACTTTTCCGCGGCATCGAGATACGCGCCTGCGCGGATGTGAACGAAGCGGCGGCGAAGGCGCGCGCCGAAGAATTCGGCGTCAGGCAGGAGACCGTGGCGGGCCTGCTTGCCGCCGGCGATATCGACATCGTCGTCAATCTGACGATCCCCGCGGCCCACTACGATGTCTCGCGCAAGGCGATCGAGGCGGGCAAGCACGTTTATTCGGAAAAGCCGTTCGTCCTGTCCGTGGAAGAGGGCCTTGCCCTGGCAAGGCTGGCCGAGGACAAGGGCGTCCGCGTCGGCTCGGCCCCCGACACGTTCCTGGGCGGCGCACACCAGCTTGCCCGCCATGTGATCGACACCGGCGCCATCGGCAAGGTCGTCAGCGGAACGTGCCATGTCATGAGCCACGGCATGGAGCATTGGCATCCGAACCCGGATTTCTTTTTCCTGCCCGGCGCCGGTCCGGTGCTCGATGTCGGCCCGTACTACGTCACCAACCTGATCCAGCTCATCGGGCCGGTCAGGCGCGTCGGGGCGCTCGCATCGATCCCGGCCAAGGAGCGCACCATCCTTTCGGAGGCGCGCCGGGGCGAGAAGATCCCGGTCGAGACGCCCACCACGATCCATGCCGTGATGGAGTTCGCCAACGGCGCCATCGTCACCCTCGGCGCGAGCTGGGACGTGTGGCATCACAAGCATTCCAACATGGAGCTTTATGGCGACAAGGGTTCGCTCCACCTGCCGGACCCGAATTTCTTCGGCGGCGATCTGATCGTGACCAATGAGCAGCAGGTCGTGGACGTGCTGCCGGACTGGCCGCATCCCTTCGCCGTTGCCAACCAGGATCTGGAGAACGGCCCCGGCCGCGCCAACTATCGCGCCGTCGGCCTTGCCGACATGGCCATGGCGATCGTCGAGGGGCGTCCCCACCGCTGCTCGCTGGAGATGTCGTTGCACGCGATTGACGTAATGACATCGATCCTGGAATCGGGCGAGAAAGGCAGCTTCATCGAGCTCCAGACCACATGCGAGCGCCCGCCGGCGCTGGATGTGGCCGGAGCGCACGCTTTGCTGGCTGAAGAGAAGGAACACGCATGACCTGGCAACCCGCCGAAAACCGCTACGAGACCATGCAATACCGCCGCTGCGGCCGCTCCGGCCTCAAGCTGCCGGCGATCTCGCTTGGCCTGTGGCACAATTTCGGCGAGGATTCGCGCCATGACAACAAGCGCGCGATCTGCCGCAAGGCCTTCGATCTGGGCATCACCCATTTCGATCTGGCCAACAATTACGGCCCGCCGTCCGGGTCGGCCGAAACGGCCTTCGGCGAAATCCTGCGGACCGATTTCGCGGGCTATCGCGATGAACTCATCGTCTCGTCGAAGGCCGGATACGGCATGTGGCCCGGCCCCTATGGCGAATGGGGCAGCCGCAAATATCTGGTCGCCAGCTGCGACCACAGCCTGAAGCGCCTGGGCCTCGACTATGTCGACATCTTCTATTCCCACCGCTTCGACCCCGAGACGCCGCTGGAAGAGACGATGATGGCGCTCGACCACATCGTCCGTTCCGGCCGGGCGCTTTATGTCGGCATCTCCTCCTACAACGCCCAGCGCACCCGCGAGGCAGCCGCGATCCTGAAGGAGCTCGGCACGCCCTGCCTGATCCACCAGCCGAGCTACTCGCTCATCAACCGCTGGGTGGAGGATGACGGGCTGCTCGACGCGCTCGACGATCTCGGCATCGGCTCCATCGTCTTCTCGCCGCTGGCGCAGGGCATGCTCACCGACAAATATCTGGGCGGCATTCCCGAGGAAAGCCGTGCGGCCCAGGGCAAGTCGCTGCGCAGCGAATTCCTGACCGAGCGCAACCTTGCCAATATCCGCGGCCTGAACGAGATTGCCGGGCGCCGGGGACAGACGCTGGCCCAGATGGCGCTCGCCTGGGTGCTGCGCGGCGGGCGCGTGACGACCGCGCTGATCGGCGCCAGCAAGCCGAGCCAGGTGGAGGACTGCGTGCGCTCCCTGGACAAACCGGATTTCACCGACGAGGAACTGGCCGAGATCGATGTCTTCGCGCGCGATGCCGACATCAACATCTGGGCCGCTTCGGCAGAGCGCAAGGGACCGGCCCGCAAATGATCGTCAACCCCATCCTGCCGGGCTTCAACCCCGACCCTTCGATCTGCAGGGTGGGCGAGGACTATTATATCGCCACCTCGACATTCGAATGGTTCCCCGGGGTCCAGATCCATCATTCGCGCGATCTGGTGAACTGGCGCCTGGTGAGGCGCCCGCTCGACCGGGCGAGCCAGCTCGACATGCGCGGCAATCCCGATTCCTGCGGCATCTGGGCGCCGTGCCTTTCCCACGCGGACGGGCTGTTCTGGCTGGTCTATACGGACGTCAAGCGCCTCGACGGGAACTTCAAGGACGCCCACAACTACATCGTCACGGCGCCGGCCATCGAGGGGCCGTGGTCCGATCCCGTCTATGTCAATTCGTCGGGCTTCGACCCGTCGCTGTTCCACGACGATGACGGGCGCAAATATTTTCTCAACATGGTCTGGAACCACCGCACCGATTCGGTGGGCGGCAAGCCGAAGCATCCGGCCTTTGCCGGCATACTCCTGCAGGAATATGACGCGGCGGCCGGAAAGCTGATCGGCGAGGCGAAGAACGTCTTCGCCGGCAGCCCGCATGGTCTGGTGGAAGGCCCGCACCTCTTCAAGCGCGGGGGATGGTACTACATGACCGTCGCGGAGGGCGGCACCGGCTATGGGCATGCGGTCACCATGGCCCGCGCGCGCAGCATCGACGGGCCGTATGAACTGCACCCGAAAATCCACCTGTTCACCGCGAAGGACGATCCCGACGCGCCGCTCCAGCGCGCCGGCCACGGCCAGGTGGTGGAAACGCCCCAGGGCGAGGTCTATCACACACATCTGTGTTCCCGCCCGTTGCCGGGCATGAGGCGCTCTCCGCTCGGCCGCGAAACCGCAATCCAGAAATGCGTCTGGCGCGAGGACGGCTGGCTTTATCCCGAAAGCGGCAGCCCGGTGCCGGAGGTGAAGGTGGCCGCGCCGGCCGGGACGGGAGACGGGGCGGGAGAGCGCAAGGCGCCCGCTTCGGCGCGCCACCGCTTTACCGATACCAGGCTGCCCGACGACTTCCAGTGGCTGCGCACTCCCGAACCCGGCCGCATCTTCACCCTCACCGGCTCGGCCCTCCGCCTGCACGCGCGCGAGTCCATCGGGAGCTGGTTCGAGCAGGCGCTGGTCGCCCGCAGGCAGGAGCATTTCTCGTTCCGTGCAGAAACAGGCGTCGACTTCGCGCCCCGGAACTATCAGCAGGCGGCGGGGCTGACGCACTACTATAACCGCCACAAGTTCCATTTCCTCGCCGTCACCTTCCACGAGGAACTGGGCCGGGTGCTGACCATAATGAGCTGCCCCGGCGACTGGCCCGACGGCAAATTGTCGTTTCCTCTTGAGGCGCCGGTGGAACTGCCGGGAGAGGGCCCGGTCGGGCTCGCGGCCGAGATCGACCACGACAGGCTGCAGTTCTTCTACAGCCTTGACGGTGCGCAATGGCGCAAGGCCGGCCCGGTGCTGGACGCCAGCGTCATCTCCGACGAAGGCGGGCGGGGCGAGCATGGTTCCTTTACGGGCGCCTTCATCGGCATGGCCGCGTTCGACACCAGCGGCAGCGCCATTCACGCGGATTTTTCCCGCTTTTCCTACGAACCCCGAGGCGCGTGATGAAATGGCTCCACGCACGCCCCGATGAAGGGACAAGCCCAATGACAAGAAAAGAAGGAGAACGACAATGGCTTCGACCATGAAGGGCGCGGGTATCTTCCTGGCCCAGTTCGCCGGCGATGAGGCCCCCTTCAACAGCTTGCCTTCCATCGCCCGATGGGCGGCCGGACATGGCTATGAGGGCATTCAGATCCCGGCCTGGGATGGGCGCCTGTTCGACCTGGCGAAAGCCGCCGCCTCGAAGGATTACTGCGACGAGGTGAAGGGAATATGCGCCGAGGCCGGGGTCGAGATCACCGAGCTTTCCACCCATCTCCTCGGCCAGCTCGT
This window harbors:
- a CDS encoding carbohydrate ABC transporter permease, which translates into the protein MTQQSRPNQLFRNLHAKIAAIPMILTAVVIFAGGTLWTIFYSFTDSGLLPRLQFVGLAQYDRLWSTPRWLISIENLFIYGLGMLVFSLVIGFVLAALLDQKIRFENTFRTIFLYPFALSFIVTGLVWQWILNPEFGIQRVIRSLGWESFTFDPLYNPDIVIYGILIAALWQSTGLIMCLMLAGLRGIDEDIWKASRIDGIPMWKTYLLIIVPMMKPVFITALVIIATGIVRVYDLVVAQTSGGPGIASEVPAKYVYDMMFSSQNLGQGFAASTMMLLSVLIVVIPWAYLEFGGKKRHG
- a CDS encoding carbohydrate ABC transporter permease, translated to MANTGALNRAGVAAGTIPEELAGPRGARPRRIVSRGNIILYGTLFVMAVYYLLPLYVMVVTSLKGMPEVRLGNVFSPPMEITFEPWVKAWATACTGLNCDGLSRGFWNSVRITVPSVVLSIAIASLNGYALSNWRFKGANLFFTILIIGAFIPYQVMLYPIVIILREMGLYGGLTGLVLVHTVFGMPILTLLFRNYFSSVPEELFKAARVDGAGFWGIYFKIMLPMSLPIFVVAMIIQITGIWNDFLFGVVYTKPDLYPMTVQLNNIVNSVQGVKEYNVNMAATIITGLVPLVVYFASGKLFVRGIAAGAVKG
- a CDS encoding ABC transporter ATP-binding protein is translated as MSSVLIKDLSLSFGDVRVLQNLDLQIGKGEFLVLLGSSGCGKSTLLNCIAGLLDITDGQIFISGRNVTWEQPKDRGIGMVFQSYALYPQMTVEGNLAFGLKNARVPKAEIARRIARAAEILHIEPLLKRKPAQLSGGQRQRVAIGRALVRDVDVFLFDEPLSNLDAKLRAELRVEIKRLHQQLENTTMIYVTHDQIEAMTLADRIAIMRDGAVQQLADPATIYNRPVNKYVAGFIGSPIINFVDGQLVMNSDPFLKAGDLKVPLARYEFSGNGAREGNVVFGMRPEHIFMDKAAEDLPFRAEAVVEVIEPMGADTLVWSRLAGHEFRFRVDGQTAIRKGDRIAVGFDPARASIFDAETEMRL
- a CDS encoding sugar phosphate isomerase/epimerase family protein: MTAFSYQLYSSREFPPLDKTLSMLKSLGYAQVEGYGGVYGDPAGLKAALDGAGLSMTSGHFGIDALENEADKVLEIASTVGMKAAYCPFLVPDQRPADAAGYARFGERLQKAGEKLVSAGLTFGWHNHDFEFRALPGGSIPQEEIFRGGPDLSWEADIAWIVRGGGNPIEWIEKYGSRITAVHIKDTAPEGECADEDGWADVGTGTMDWKSIMDAVRAHTSTRFFVMEHDKPNDHERFARRSIENARSY
- a CDS encoding Gfo/Idh/MocA family protein; this encodes MTKKLGVGIIGCGNISAAYMRLAPLFRGIEIRACADVNEAAAKARAEEFGVRQETVAGLLAAGDIDIVVNLTIPAAHYDVSRKAIEAGKHVYSEKPFVLSVEEGLALARLAEDKGVRVGSAPDTFLGGAHQLARHVIDTGAIGKVVSGTCHVMSHGMEHWHPNPDFFFLPGAGPVLDVGPYYVTNLIQLIGPVRRVGALASIPAKERTILSEARRGEKIPVETPTTIHAVMEFANGAIVTLGASWDVWHHKHSNMELYGDKGSLHLPDPNFFGGDLIVTNEQQVVDVLPDWPHPFAVANQDLENGPGRANYRAVGLADMAMAIVEGRPHRCSLEMSLHAIDVMTSILESGEKGSFIELQTTCERPPALDVAGAHALLAEEKEHA
- the mgrA gene encoding L-glyceraldehyde 3-phosphate reductase encodes the protein MTWQPAENRYETMQYRRCGRSGLKLPAISLGLWHNFGEDSRHDNKRAICRKAFDLGITHFDLANNYGPPSGSAETAFGEILRTDFAGYRDELIVSSKAGYGMWPGPYGEWGSRKYLVASCDHSLKRLGLDYVDIFYSHRFDPETPLEETMMALDHIVRSGRALYVGISSYNAQRTREAAAILKELGTPCLIHQPSYSLINRWVEDDGLLDALDDLGIGSIVFSPLAQGMLTDKYLGGIPEESRAAQGKSLRSEFLTERNLANIRGLNEIAGRRGQTLAQMALAWVLRGGRVTTALIGASKPSQVEDCVRSLDKPDFTDEELAEIDVFARDADINIWAASAERKGPARK
- a CDS encoding glycoside hydrolase family 43 protein; the encoded protein is MIVNPILPGFNPDPSICRVGEDYYIATSTFEWFPGVQIHHSRDLVNWRLVRRPLDRASQLDMRGNPDSCGIWAPCLSHADGLFWLVYTDVKRLDGNFKDAHNYIVTAPAIEGPWSDPVYVNSSGFDPSLFHDDDGRKYFLNMVWNHRTDSVGGKPKHPAFAGILLQEYDAAAGKLIGEAKNVFAGSPHGLVEGPHLFKRGGWYYMTVAEGGTGYGHAVTMARARSIDGPYELHPKIHLFTAKDDPDAPLQRAGHGQVVETPQGEVYHTHLCSRPLPGMRRSPLGRETAIQKCVWREDGWLYPESGSPVPEVKVAAPAGTGDGAGERKAPASARHRFTDTRLPDDFQWLRTPEPGRIFTLTGSALRLHARESIGSWFEQALVARRQEHFSFRAETGVDFAPRNYQQAAGLTHYYNRHKFHFLAVTFHEELGRVLTIMSCPGDWPDGKLSFPLEAPVELPGEGPVGLAAEIDHDRLQFFYSLDGAQWRKAGPVLDASVISDEGGRGEHGSFTGAFIGMAAFDTSGSAIHADFSRFSYEPRGA